The Pyxicephalus adspersus chromosome 1, UCB_Pads_2.0, whole genome shotgun sequence sequence CATCatcattcataaaaacatttattttcataaaacatttttaatatactaatttgtataggctatttccCAGTTCCAGAGGTTCATATATACATGTTCACTACTTTTTTGATTTGAAGATAAGGATTATCAGGCAAAAGACCTCAGCCATAGAGGTCTGCTCTACTGAGATTGGCCTTATGTTGCCTGAAATGCTGTTCACATTATAATAGACTTAAATTCTATTGTGCATTTAGTCAAGACAAATGTAAAGCCAGACGGTAAATGACATAGGTAGGAATTactgtaaaagtttttaatgaaAGTGTTCAGCCAAAACTTGTGCtgaatagagtggggaaggattagaacttcGTTTTTACTGCTCTCTGGAGCTCCATTAAACAGACCaaccctttacttcctgtcctctTGACCTTATTTTACTGCACAGGCATTGAATGAACTGTTTGTCAATAGCACAGGCAACAATTATATgcatttttggaacttttttgaAGATTTGTCCCATAATCTTAAGATTATTTCAAAtcctctaaaccaggggtcagcaaacttttttggctactaggctaCTAggcattttaggaggtcaagaaggcacacaagACCgtactctctctcgagtcccgcactgatggctcctcccccaccaggaacgcccctgaaaggaaatccctcccctccgcaatgcatacagaggagagagaATGTCCCCCTACCCCAGCGGGGGAAGTGTTAACGCGGGCCGCGGTAAATAAGAAAAGGAGGCATAACAAAGAGGCTCAAGAGCTGCGGGCTGCCAACCTCGCTGGCCTGGAttggccagatcgaccaggggggcagtAGGCTgaaatggactactggctaggctgtatctggcctaaaggccggagtttgccgacccctgctttaaacaTTGTATTGCCGCCACAATTTCAGTGAAGCGGGGATTCAGGTCCCATGTGATGTTTGTTTGTAAAAAGTATGTTGTTTTACAGTATAGCAGAGTTAAAATAAACTTGGAAAAATTGGAAAGGGACATTTCCAATATCTATAAATATGAGTTACTTGCAAAGCTCCTAAATACAGTTGTGTCCCAAAAATTGCTAGTGGGTCAGGGGAACCAGTAAGgaaatttttaatgatttttgtttttttgtaaattagagTACAAGCCAgtaaacccattttttaaatttacaaaaaaaaacacatttttatacctGTGCCATGTTCTTCAGAATCTTTCCCCCTTCCTGGCAATTTTGGGTGCAAGACTATGGTTAAAGTGTCTGCAGTATAATTTCTgtaatattctttaatttttaataggGGACATAAAGATTGATCactactttttgtctttttaccaGATGCTCCAAAAGATGGGTTTTCTGGACAGCAATGGGGAAAACGTAACGCCAAAATAAAAGATATAACGGCTTTGAGTCTTAAGAAAATGATGGAGGATGAAGATTGTGTTGTGGTTGAAAGCGCTGAACTCCTTAAACTGTTACAGGATTTTATAACAACTTCTTTATGCAACAGAGAGGATCATGCAGTTTTCCATTATATCCTGCAAATGTTTAGTACATTATCCATGGCCTTCAGCCTGCGCAGTAAGGAGTTCcatgaaatggaaaaagaaaataaagctaaaGAAGCCCAGGTTGTGAACCTAAATGCTATGTGTGCAGATCTTTCCACTGAAATCAAGGGGCTGCAGGAGAACATAACAACTTTAGAAATGTGCCTGCATGATGCAGAAGCAAAAACAGAACCTAGTATTGATAGTGGTAGACAATGCATGGCACAGGTAGACAAGAAGCCATTGAAATTGGTAGATAGATCCCAGCAATGTGATCAAGTACTGTATGCAGACTCTGAAACTCAGACTCTAGACCTGATGAACACTGGAGAACTTGAAGGTGAATATACCCTTCCTACTGACTTTCAAAGCCATAATGTGATTTACACAGAAATCgaaaatgtatacaatgaagAAAACCCTTATTGGGAACTATTTTCTGCAGAAAAGGACCCAAGTCTTCATGAACAGTTCTCAGAAAACAGCAATTTATCAGAAACAGATACAAATAATCTCCCACAATTTCTACAGAGCCACAAAGATGGCATTGGGGTTGAGATccagataaaacagaaaaatcttggagaactttttcaagaacatgaaaaaatgtttccatgcCCAACAAAAGCTCCAGATCCTTGTGACCTTATAGATGTCCCCTTACCTGTGAACCAAGAGCAGCCTATGTCTACAGATCTAGATTTCTGTGTGCAGTCCGATGATGATCAGTTGATGGCTGTTAGGGAGTTTCAGCAAGCTGTTAATTATCTACTGGATTACAAATTGTCTTGTGTGGGTATGAAGAATGAAGAAAACATGGAGAAAAACATCCCAGAAAATGTAATGTTGCATCATTTACATCCAGCTGTCCAGAGTTTGTACCAAGAAACAAAGGCAAAAATTGAAGATGTTTTTATGAAAGTTAATGAAAAGACTTTGGAACAAGATGTAAAAAGacatatacaagaaaataatataactgtactTTCTACTGCTATTCAGGACACAGATAAGCCTCACCAACCTGAGGTTCTTACAGCACAGTTTAACAAAGTCTTACAAAATGATAGGAATTTATCAATGGATAATAAACTTCTAGGAAGTACAATATCTAAAACTTCCAGTTCTTTGATACCTCTGGGCGATATAAAGAAAGGTCAACAAAGAAGTGGTAACTTTAAAGGGCATGAGGCAGAAATGGATACTttgtataaacatatttttcctgAACTTCCGGAGAATCAGGCTTTAGAACAACCATCAAAGTGGAATTTGTATTCCGAACAAATGGACCATGATCCACTTTTGCAGGTTCAGAAAAAAGATTCTACGGAGAAATACTCGACAAGGCAAAGAAGTTACCAGAATTTAAAGTATTCAGATAGTGTTGAAGCTACAGAACATTATGTTATGGATATGAAATTGCAGAGAACAAacttaaaaatactgaaaaaggcTGAGATATTGGGGACCATATCTCCACATCTTCAATCTCTGGCTATGGACCTTATTCATCAAACATCTGAAGTTGTCCTTACTCGTCTGGGGAatctttttaacaaatacatagcATTCCATTTGATACAAAATGTCAGGTAAAGCCTTCTGAAAATGATTATTGGAATAACATCAAACACAGATATCAATATACTCAGAGGTGTGAAATACCTGGAATTTAGTATAGGTTTAATATAGGTATAGTTTAGGATAGCAGCTTGTTTTTGCTTTAGATTTGTTATATTTGCAAAGAGACAAATATTAGGGAATCCACTTAAATGATAAGGACTTAAATGATAAAGCTTTGCCCTGTTCCAAGTTTAAAGTTCATCCAGTTAAAGGAAAAGGGCTAAAGGCAAAGTTTTGGAgagatatcattttttttaattgctgttgtGTTCCCCTTTGAGATatgcattctctttttttttgtcttagtgaCTATTGATACCAGTATTCTACGTGAAGTAAAATCCAAAAAGTAGAAATGTGTCAAAATATTAGGCTATGGTGAGACTTGCCATGTGGTTGTGGTTACCATTGCTTCGGGGGGGGGATACTACAAATAGTTTGTGACCTGCGGCCCATTAATAATGGTGGTACAGTAGCACTcacagatgctggttctttaggacaatgtttttttaaaaatcaactttGCAGTCTGAGTGACCGAGCAGCTTGGTACCAGGGTTTGTGAACTGCGCAGGATCGCTACATCACAAGCCATTTCTGAACCTAGCCTTAGGCTAAGGATCTTTCAGGACAAAGGACAATTGATGCATAAATGAGTGGGGAAGTAAGGTTGGAGCGGagtgttctctccccttcacttgaattacgatcgttcatcatccatcatctgtggatctgccagggcggttGTTTGGACAATGAACGACAAGcattgtacacatgcaagattctcgtctgatttcAGCTCTGAGACGATAAtcaaacgagaaccattgcatgtgtgtatgtagccttactctaATAAAGGGATCACTTCCTTCACTTTCAGAAGATTTCCTCTTACCTCCTATTGCATTTATAAGGCAGGAGGTGGAGGGAAAACTCCCCAATAGGATAGCAATGGCAAACAAAATTTAGTTTTACCATCTTACTCTTATGTGATGTTtccttatatatttaaaataaataaatacaaagctcaGCAGCTTTGTAGAGGCTGTAGCCGCAAGGGATGAGCAAGGGAGTTTTTAAAACACGATCTCAcagcaaattcggccgttcttgcttaccgaaattgtaagcgagaatggctggtgtaaatttgctgatcgagctcaaatttaaaaaaaaaaagattgcaggctgcgCTGATCAGttaatgcagcgccggctgcattcattgatcagctcttTGTATGATCCCCGGCACAAGAGGtttaagtctccccattcaaaacttctagtgctctctgattggcgaGAGAGCACTAGACGTTTTGAAagtttagtgccccggggattgcaaacaggaggattcccatggaatcctgtgaatcccctgtgattCCTCCTGTTACagtttccttgatcttccgatggtttcgcgaaatctgtttgccgaaatttcgtggaaccatcgaaagttcgaggaaattttcgcgagaatgccagaggcattcctgctcatccctagtagccGCTAGAAAGACACTAAACAATTTTGCATTATTCAAGTAATGCAATGAATACAGTTCAGCTTTGAACTTTCTTCTTCTCTACACTTTCCTGCACAAATGATTTTAATAGACTGCAGAGAGAGGATCAGGAGTGAGAACAATTTCTAACTGAATAATCATAGGATATTTAATTAGGAAAGGGCACACCCAGGGTGAGCATATCACAATTCATGCACAAAGCTTCCTGCCTTGCATTATCTCAGACTTGTGAACAGAGCTTTATAGGAGGACAGGTAATCTCACAAGAGATTTGCAGTTTAGAACATGTTAGTGTGGAAAAGCATTGCCTGGATTGAAAAGTTTAAATccttgtacagatgtcagatttctgttgctggaaatgatctttcatgctagtatccagtgacaggagaatgaatgagtgctgtacacacagtgctgatTAGTTCTATGGGGAGGGAAGGGAGGtggatgagtgagcagcaccctgctgtgctctctgcaAAGTAAAATGATTGTTCCTGCTCATCTTGGCAGATTGATGGACGACATCAGGGACCATTGTACACTTGCTCCATTTTTGCCTAAGTGCACAGCCATTCCTCTCTGATGGCTATCATTTAGCATGTATAGCTTAAGTTAGAAAGCAATTTAccttcatatatacatttattgggTTTTACCCTTACACATGGTAGTTTGCAATTTGAAGCTGAACTTCAAACAGATATAGATGACACAAATTATTCCAGCTTTGTGATCATAATTAAATCATTAAACATATGTATTAATGCAAGCAGCATGAGTACCCGAACCTGACTTAATATCAGCCTCTTACAGATTATTGTACATTTGGGTACAGCATAGTCAAGGGAgtgaaaagcagcacaagaagccaattgGATGTTCTGTAGAGCAAGTAATGGTCTTTTTGCAGAGGTCTGATACTCCCCTCCTAAATCAAAGCCAGAgctctcttaagctacgtacacacttccaattattatcgttggtaaacgaacgacgaacgatcctgcacgatatctgcgaacgatcgtatagcaccgatcctgtacatacagataacgacacNNNNNNNNNNNNNNNNNNNNNNNNNNNNNNNNNNNNNNNNNNNNNNNNNNNNNNNNNNNNNNNNNNNNNNNNNNNNNNNNNNNNNNNNNNNNNNNNNNNNNNNNNNNNNNNNNNNNNNNNNNNNNNNNNNNNNNNNNNNNNNNNNNNNNNNNNNNNNNNNNNNNNNNNNNNNNNNNNNNNNNNNNNNNNNNNNNNNNNNNNNNNNNNNNNNNNNNNNNNNNNNNNNNNNNNNNNNNNNNNNNNNNNNNNNNNNNNNNNNNNNNNNNNNNNNNNNNNNNNNNNNNNNNNNNNNNNNNNNNNNNNNNNNNNNNNNNNNNNNNNNNNNNNNNNNNNNNNNNNNNNNNNNNNNNNNNNNNNNNNNNNNNNNNNNNNNNNNNNNNNNNNNNNNNNNNNNNNNNNNNNNNNNNNNNNNNNNNNNNNNNNNNNNNNNNNNNNNNNNNNNNNNNNNNNNNNNNNNNNNNNNNNNNNNNNNNNNNNNNNNNNNNNNNNNNNNNNNNNNNNNNNNNNNNNNNNNNNNNNNNNNNNNNNNNNNNNNNNNNNNNNNNNNNNNNNNNNNNNNNNNNNNNNNNNNNNNNNNNNNNNNNNNNNNNNNNNNNNNNNNNNNNNNNNNNNNNNNNNNNNNNNNNNNNNNNNNNNNNNNNNNNNNNNNNNNNNNNNNNNNNNNNNNNNNNNNNNNNNNNNNNNNNNNNNNNNNNNNNNNNNNNNNNNNNNNNNNNNNNNNNNNNNNNNNNNNNNNNNNNNNNNNNNNNNNNNNNNNNNNNNNNNNNNNNNNNNNNNNNNNNNNNNNNNNNNNNNNNNNNNNNNNNNNNNNNNNNNNNNNNNNNNNNNNNNNNNNNNNNNNNNNNNNNNNNNNNNNNNNNNNNNNNNNNNNNNNNNNNNNNNNNNNNNNNNNNNNNNNNNNNNNNNNNNNNNNNNNNNNNNNNNNNNNNNNNNNNNNNNNNNNNNNNNNNNNNNNNNNNNNNNNNNNNNNNNNNNNNNNNNNNNNNNNNNNNNNNNNNNNNNNNNNNNNNNNNNNNNNNNNNNNNNNNNNNNNNNNNNNNNNNNNNNNNNNNNNNNNNNNNNNNNNNNNNNNNNNNNNNNNNNNNNNNNNNNNNNNNNNNNNNNNNNNNNNNNNNNNNNNNNNNNNNNNNNNNNNNNNNNNNCTTGCAACCAAAAATAAGATCAACCAAATGCTAATATCAATGATGTTGCTTGTGAGATATAGGTGAAATCTATCACAACTTTAATAAAGTAGACTGATATTATAGGAGATGTTAGCCTTAAGGGCCCCATtctaatatatttctatataaataaatacaaggggTGAGAGGGTGCAACACATTTaaatgggctaccaatgcactgcaaagcaaaaaaaaaaaaactaataaaagggaCTTTTTTAATACACTGATCCAACAATAGACCATACCTATGTTGAGTGTATAAGCCTAAACCAACCCAttggatactcacctgtccctgttccattgagAGCATGGCCACCTTCTTCCCTTACGCATTCTGATTTTTAACCATCTTATTTGGCCGGGctccagaatttaaaatattaaaagttcaTTTCAAAATGGCATAAACACGTCAAAACTAATATAAGAATTTGGTTTGATTTTGTTTACTTACTTTTGGAGTATTACCATGGaactaaacaatgaaaaaaaactgtgagGAGAGAGGTTGTTTATTGAAGATGAGTCAGGCAGtgatccttctgcaataatataaacttacctgcttctcagttttttaattacactcacctctcCTCGCTCCATTGCGAGCCCtgtcatcacctgtcccttccgTAATATCAACCCACCTGCTCACAAATGATCTTCCTATTTAAAGTCAAAcctttgcaaatttgttttacACTCTTCTCAAGTCTCtgcaaaacatttaataaacaattttggcTGTTCCTTTCAGGTAAATGCCAGTTTGATGAAAACCCTATGGCCTTCTCAAGGATTTTGGTGCCTGATGTCACTGCTGGCCTTCTGGGGTTTCAGACTTTGCTCTTGAAGTTTAATGGGTTGGAATTCTGCATAACAATTAGGTGGAATAATAACTTTTATGATCCTATTTATACGCCCTAATATTGGATGTCAGATCTCAGATACACAATGGTAGTTATCCTGGGAAATCCATACagaattaattaattatttcaaGGAATAATTCTACATACAGTAAGACATTGGTAGCCTATAGATTTGCAATAGTCCTATGATCTGAAGCAATGTTAGCATTGTGTATGTTTAAGATAGCCATATACTAGTCgatgtttttaatacattgaaCATTAGATTTAATATGAACTTTAAATCTAAcataaatctattaaaaatttGGGCATTCTTCATCAGTGTTTGATCAATATATATGACtctatttaaaaacaggaaatctgGCATTTtgtcaaacattccctggtgggaatgatGCCACTGAAATTACTGACACtgaaacatgtggacctggaagattcacaccagggaatgtttgaaggaatgtctatATCCCTGATTTATAGAGCCCATGATTTGTATAATAATAGGAAATTCCAGATCCTTTCCGATTGCTTCTGTTTCCTCCCTTTGTGACCACTAATAATGAGGAACTCTCCCCAATGTTGTAGTCAGAGTGGGGAAGGGTGACATCGATCAGGATGGGGCCGGTTGATTGGTGCATGGTTGGTGGTaaccagaaaaatgtttgatAGCTTGGAGATATTGATCATTTGCACTGGTTGTACACCCATCAATAAGTTTACAGTTGCCTTTGCACTTAAGGATTGTATAgactggtggaaaaaaaaaagcaattcctgTGCAGCTCCCAGAGGCTTGTACCTTGACATCTACCAGGCCGCCCCCACCACTGCATTGGGTTTTAATAAACCAGCATTTGGCTTTTTACAGTGGattgcagtgagcagtacagagTGCCTTATCGCCACCACCATTCATTCCCTATGTAGTGTCCCAACCACAGACATTTGTTAGGGGGGTGAGGAATCGTAACCACACTACTAACCTGTTAGTTTGAACTATCCCTTACTCacctatgaatattttatataccttGCTAGCTGCACCTTCAGGAGCTGTGTCACAATACAAATAACCTGCCTGCAGGTGTTATACTAATACAGGAAATGGAAGGTGAATCAGGTGTGACACAGCAGAACTAGACACTGCCATATAAGTGCTCTAGGAATGAAAGTTTGCAGGCTGAGTGAAGAAATAATTTCTCAATGTGTGAAAAATTGAATGAGTCAGAGCTGCTGCAACGCAGAATCTATAGCATCACACACAGACCCAATAAAACTACATCTACAGCTATTAGATGTTAATTTATTCATAAAACCACTCCCCATTACAAAGACATGATAAAACACTTACACTCCTGTAGTACTGTGGTGAAAGAGACACTTTATTTATTCcaacaaaaatctttatattagaatatatgtgcattttttatattttatgcattttatcgCTTTAAAGCCTTTTTAGATGGACATATAAAAGCTAAGAGACTTCTGCTAGGCGCCATTGTCTTATGTTGTCAGCAGTCCCAGCAGGCTCAGGGCTGTCATTCTATAATATACCCCTTTGGTTCTCCTGCACTCCTGTGTCTGTAACAATAAAGAGTATGCAGGAAGGTGAAGAGAGAATTGGAGGAGCTGTGTCAGCACAGAGAATAATAATACACCCTAGGCGAGgcaacatttatttatgaacaggaaaacattgcattttgtatctgcattttttttcactgtttttacaCTATTTgtaagttaatattatttattagatacTCTCATCATTCTTTCCTGAATTAAAGTAGCCCACTCTTCCTCTACCTAACTCATACTTACCTCCACCGCATGGCTCTTCCAAGGTGTTCACGTCCTTCACCAAAAATCTTTGCATTGGCCACCTCTGCAAAGAAAATCCAGAATTCTATGGGACTCTCACTTGAGTGTCTCAGGAAAGTCTATGTGGATCAACTGTGCAACCAGCATGGAATAGATTTTTGGTTACAGATATGAACATTAAGAGAGGCCatggccaaaaaaagaaaaaaatggatgggAGGGGTCCTAATGGTGGGCTGACACATATCAATATAAAAATtcaatcaaatcaaattcaatgctactttgtatgttttaatgtttaataccagtatgtatgactgttcactgaataaaaaataaaattataaaaaaatgatcataattCACGTCTATATTAAGTGatggtataataaatattgtacatttctaAGTGATAGATTATATTTTTATCAACATTTTCAATGTGTGTTCGGTGCCTAATATTTTAATCAAATCTTTGCTTACTATTACATATGGTTACATGTATTACAAATCTCTTTGGCCATTGCCACCTGCAGAAGAATCCAAGTCTTTACATTAATTATTAGCACAGTATTTCTTTTCATATAGATAGTAAATGAATGTGGGCTACTCCTGTCCTGTCCACGACTgttacagaaaatgaaagaaagaaacaaagagagATTTCATTATTCTTCACCTGACAGATTCATTACCTGGCAATCATTCCCACCTGCAGCTAGCAACGTCATGTCTGAACAAGGCCAGAACTTCTTCTCCAGCAGGTGAACTACCATGACGCTATCCTAGTACagtgaaaacaaatttaaattgtaCTGTGGAAACTCCTTCAAAACTATTATCCCATGCAGACCACAGCACAACATTCCCATCATTGTTGCTCATACCTACCCTTACTTAACACTGTTGTTCTTCTGGGTCCTCGAAAAAGCCT is a genomic window containing:
- the FAM186B gene encoding protein FAM186B, whose product is MNNAEMTSFTQLEVPVAVKHILQKLNWEQLARGRKEIAEQLELIRNKVETLLYCSAQVDEIEKEPQSEQSWKEDVDGTQQRTILLDKLTNMLNSSAQIQWNLEQVLLWLSGICSRDETQANMTEVNTDQWITEKEKELSSCLDFLLQCLAKLTKVTSIISDVEVPTVQQNKDAPKDGFSGQQWGKRNAKIKDITALSLKKMMEDEDCVVVESAELLKLLQDFITTSLCNREDHAVFHYILQMFSTLSMAFSLRSKEFHEMEKENKAKEAQVVNLNAMCADLSTEIKGLQENITTLEMCLHDAEAKTEPSIDSGRQCMAQVDKKPLKLVDRSQQCDQVLYADSETQTLDLMNTGELEGEYTLPTDFQSHNVIYTEIENVYNEENPYWELFSAEKDPSLHEQFSENSNLSETDTNNLPQFLQSHKDGIGVEIQIKQKNLGELFQEHEKMFPCPTKAPDPCDLIDVPLPVNQEQPMSTDLDFCVQSDDDQLMAVREFQQAVNYLLDYKLSCVGMKNEENMEKNIPENVMLHHLHPAVQSLYQETKAKIEDVFMKVNEKTLEQDVKRHIQENNITVLSTAIQDTDKPHQPEVLTAQFNKVLQNDRNLSMDNKLLGSTISKTSSSLIPLGDIKKGQQRSGNFKGHEAEMDTLYKHIFPELPENQALEQPSKWNLYSEQMDHDPLLQVQKKDSTEKYSTRQRSYQNLKYSDSVEATEHYVMDMKLQRTNLKILKKAEILGTISPHLQSLAMDLIHQTSEVVLTRLGNLFNKYIAFHLIQNVR